A DNA window from Trypanosoma brucei brucei TREU927 chromosome 11 chr11_scaffold01 genomic scaffold, whole genome shotgun sequence contains the following coding sequences:
- a CDS encoding signal recognition particle receptor subunit alpha (similar to Signal recognition particle receptor alpha subunit (SR-alpha)(Docking protein alpha) (DP-alpha) (Swiss-Prot:P08240) (Homo sapiens) and (Swiss-Prot:P06625) (Canis familiaris)) — protein sequence MIDTLSIVSNGGIVLWERSSDVSRKCSIINQVIQEFLLEDRAGMHETVIGDYKVHWMLENDAHFFVVAIHPKFVSYPQMCAFLRTIARCFVKKYGRVRDNVLVEYDFSAEYAETLSMLDAGVPGVDALGGGDQISNGDTEGEEEDEDLLEDAADREPQGEGECSAAGAASGAYQGPDTFVTKSGHVIGRKGKKLAGSKSTTATSQKRSKQVKRATRWDEPSADSAVEEQRGQGTRPTEEELEVQTALQRAAFIKRLPNGSVAPVREKEWEGQQRGLLANWLRSYVGRRELDSQDFNNVIPGLREKLITKNVAVEVAEHVCKSVEASLTGKVLGTFESLHQCIEAAMISALRRILQPKHEINILRAVASSRGRNKPYSIVLCGVNGVGKSTTLAKITYWLQQNGHTVMIAAGDTFRHGAVEQLEVHGRCLGVDVFQMGYGTDPSAVAAAAISRATRDGCDVVMIDTAGRMQDHESRMRALAKLIHDNQPDLVLFVGEALVGNTGVDQLRRFNQCLVDFVPVGSVPRGIDGIVLTKFDTIDDKVGAAVSMVYELGQPIVFVGAGQTYQDLKVMEPDVVVSALMA from the coding sequence ATGATCGACACGCTTTCGATAGTTAGTAATGGGGGGATTGTGCTGTGGGAGCGAAGTTCAGATGTTTCTAGAAAATGCTCAATAATTAATCAGGTCATCCAGGAGTTTCTTCTTGAGGATCGCGCTGGTATGCACGAGACCGTAATTGGTGATTACAAAGTTCATTGGATGTTGGAAAACGATGCAcatttctttgttgtggCAATACACCCGAAGTTTGTTTCGTACCCGCAGATGTGTGCCTTTCTACGGACCATTGCTAGGTGTTTTGTCAAGAAGTACGGACGGGTGCGAGACAATGTGCTTGTGGAATACGACTTTTCAGCTGAATACGCGGAGACTCTTTCGATGCTTGATGCCGGTGTTCCTGGTGTTGATGCATTGGGTGGCGGCGATCAAATTAGTAACGGTGACACCgagggggaagaggaggatgaggattTGTTGGAAGATGCAGCAGACAGGGAGCCGCAAGGTGAAGGTGAGTGCAGTGCTGCCGGTGCCGCCTCAGGGGCCTATCAAGGGCCTGATACATTCGTTACCAAAAGCGGCCATGTTATTGGTCGAAAAGGTAAGAAACTAGCTGGATCCAAGTCTACAACTGCAACCTCCCAGAAACGAAGCAAGCAGGTGAAGCGCGCCACCCGCTGGGATGAACCATCGGCCGACAGCGCTGTGGAAGAGCAGCGGGGGCAGGGAACCAGACCAACCGAAGAAGAACTTGAAGTACAGACTGCGTTGCAGAGAGCGGCCTTTATCAAACGGTTACCTAATGGCAGTGTGGCTCCGGTACGGGAGAAGGAGTGGGAGGGTCAGCAAAGGGGTCTCCTGGCCAATTGGCTTCGTTCTTATGTTGGTCGACGTGAATTGGACAGTCAAGACTTTAACAATGTCATACCCGGCCTACGTGAGAAACTTATTACCAAAAATGTTGCTGTGGAGGTGGCTGAGCACGTATGCAAGTCTGTAGAAGCGTCGCTGACCGGAAAGGTTCTTGGAACCTTTGAGTCCCTGCATCAATGCATTGAAGCCGCCATGATCTCTGCACTCCGTCGCATACTTCAGCCAAAACATGAGATAAACATCCTGCGTGCGGTAGCATCATCGAGGGGGCGAAATAAGCCATACTCCATTGTGCTCTGCGGTGTAAATGGCGTCGGTAAGTCAACAACCCTTGCCAAGATAACATACTGGCTCCAGCAGAATGGCCACACTGTCATGATCGCTGCAGGTGACACGTTTCGCCACGGTGCAGTGGAGCAATTGGAGGTACATGGGCGCTGCCTGGGCGTGGACGTCTTCCAAATGGGGTATGGGACTGACCCATCTGCAGTTGCAGCGGCGGCTATATCACGAGCTACTCGTGATGGCTGCGATGTGGTGATGATCGACACCGCGGGAAGGATGCAAGATCACGAGTCTCGCATGCGTGCTCTTGCGAAACTCATTCATGATAACCAGCCTGATCTGGTTCTGTTTGTTGGCGAGGCTCTGGTGGGAAACACTGGTGTGGACCAGCTTCGGCGCTTTAATCAGTGTCTTGTTGATTTTGTGCCTGTTGGAAGCGTGCCACGTGGCATTGATGGGATTGTACTTACAAAGTTTGACACCATCGACGATAAGGTGGGTGCCGCCGTCTCGATGGTATACGAACTGGGTCAGCCGATTGTTTTCGTTGGGGCAGGGCAAACTTACCAGGATTTGAAAGTAATGGAGCCAGATGTTGTTGTCAGCGCTTTAATGGCGTAG
- a CDS encoding hypothetical protein, conserved (Leishmania ORF more diverged, but syntenic.) — MESSLGAYCMKEAIRQRQNGYVVPTSVDSYDFHHWEQEARRRCGLIGSQGNQSAFLRKIDCDANLLVDEVAKCGRTGASRNVPHSFGTEHELTAFLSSLEVLLRVFFLDSSNEALLVTLQKFRENFTDLQKKKVIGLEYGKYPEIYVLYELFSLRKLLLNWKGMTPENQKVITRTAMSYMAYVRSPEYAILGDLLGMAEKNLSSVAVNTIKMVKCLDQACGSTPYAFPHICQFVLSSVCPRHSCPSGTLTLKGSATQKGETTGVDTAATADVANPMATEPSHTRKRARNADDVTKGETSTETDDQVAAEKRQQCVSKYHSRYSAARRFASKGCRFCGLCHMMEILFNGCSLVCNSAHGPTEWKISSNLKRYPEVCTLALRRFKAMQRGVVLKPCEDIPLS; from the coding sequence ATGGAGTCATCGCTCGGTGCTTACTGTATGAAGGAAGCAATCAGACAAAGACAGAATGGGTATGTGGTGCCAACATCAGTTGACTCATACGACTTTCACCATTGGGAGCAAGAGGCCCGGCGGCGATGTGGCCTCATTGGAAGCCAGGGGAATCAATCTGCATTTTTAAGGAAGATCGACTGCGACGCTAACTTACTGGTGGACGAAGTGGCGAAATGCGGGAGGACGGGAGCCAGTCGCAACGTGCCCCACTCATTTGGAACGGAGCACGAGTTGACggcgtttctttcttctttagaGGTACTGTTGCGTGTGTTCTTCCTTGACAGTTCAAACGAAGCACTACTTGTCACCCTCCAGAAGTTCCGTGAGAATTTCACGGATctgcagaagaagaaggtcATTGGTCTTGAGTATGGAAAATACCCGGAGATCTACGTCTTGTACGAGCTGTTCTCACTTCGAAAGTTACTCTTGAACTGGAAGGGAATGACCCCGGAGAACCAAAAGGTGATTACGAGGACAGCAATGAGCTATATGGCGTACGTAAGGTCACCCGAATACGCAATTCTCGGAGATTTGCTGGGCATGGCTGAGAAGAATTTGAGTTCCGTTGCGGTCAATACAATTAAAATGGTGAAGTGTTTGGATCAGGCCTGCGGAAGTACGCCCTATGCGTTCCCGCATATCTGCCAATTCGTTCTGTCGTCGGTCTGTCCTCGCCACTCGTGCCCCTCTGGGACGTTGACTCTCAAGGGTAGTGCCACCCAGAAAGGTGAAACCACAGGCGTTGACACTGCCGCTACAGCCGATGTCGCGAATCCCATGGCTACAGAGCCTTCCCACACCCGGAAGCGAGCAAGGAATGCTGATGACGtaacaaaaggggaaacgTCCACTGAAACTGATGACCAGGTGGCGGCTGAAAAAAGGCAGCAGTGCGTCTCCAAATACCATTCTCGCTACTCTGCGGCAAGAAGGTTTGCAAGTAAAGGCTGCCGCTTTTGCGGTTTGTGCCACATGATGGAGATACTTTTCAATGGATGCAGCCTTGTATGCAACTCTGCCCATGGTCCAACGGAGTGGAAGATATCTTCTAATCTCAAACGATATCCGGAAGTTTGCACCCTGGCCTTACGTCGCTTTAAGGCAATGCAGCGCGGAGTGGTTCTCAAACCTTGCGAGGACATACCCCTGTCTTGA